The genomic window TGGCGTCGAGCACCTGCATGTGCAGCCTGCGCATCTGCTGACGCTCGCGGGCGACCCACGCCACCGGGGCGAAGAGGGCCGCGGCGACGGCCGTCGCGACCAGGAACGTCCGCAACGAGAGCTGGAAGCGTCCGCGTCGTGGCTCGCCCATGGGGACCTCCGGGGCGCCGCGTCGGCCGGGTTGAGATCGCATCGCCGGGATCTTACCATGAGGGCCGACCTCACGCACCAGCCGGGTCGCGGCCGGGGCGGCGCGTCCGCCCCGCGGCGAGGACGCCCCCCGAGCCGGCCCCCGGGACCCGGGAGTCCGCGGCGATGCCGACGAGTTTCGTGTGCGACATGGACGGCGTGATCTACCACGGCAGCCGGCTCATCCCCGGCGCGCTCGAGTTCGTCAGGCGGCTCCAGGACGGCGGCCACCGATTCGTCTTCCTGACGAACAACAGCCAGTGGACCCCGCGCGACCTGAAGCACAAGCTCGACCAGATGGGCATCTCGGTGGACGAGTCCGCCTTCCACACCTCCGCGCTGGCCACCGCGGAGTTCCTGAGCCGGCAGATGCCCGGCGGCACCGCGTACGTGATCGGCGGCGCCGGGCTGACCAACGCCCTGTACAGCCACGGCTTCACCCTCACCGAGAAGGACCCCGACTACGTGGTCGTGGGGGAGACCCGCAGCTACGACTTCGAGAAGATCGAGCACGCCGTCCGGCTGATCCTCCGGGGGGCGCGGTTCATCGCCACCAACCCCGACCTGACCGGCCCCAGCGAGCTCGGGATCACGCCGGCCTGCGGGGCCCTGGTCGCCCCCATCGAGCTGGCGACCGGCAAGAAGCCCTACTTCGTGGGCAAGCCCAACCCCATCATGATGTGGACCGCCCTGGCCACCCTGAAGGCCACGCCGGCCGAGGCGTTCATGGTCGGCGACCGCATGGACACGGACATCATCGCCGGGACCGAGGCCGGGATGCGGACCATCCTGGTCCTCTCCGGCGTCACATCCAGGGCGCTCATCGAGACCTACCCCTACCGCCCCACCCTCGTCTACGAGCACGTCGGCGAGATCCCGGTCGGCGAGCTGGCCTGAGCCGGGCCACCCGGCCGATCCGCCCGGCCGCCGGTCATGACCTATGCTCCATGCGGGGCGACCTCGGGAGGGCCGGATCGGGGCACCGGCCTACCGACATGCGCGTCCCGGACGACCGGCGAGGCCGGCCCGATCGGGCCGCGCGACGCGACCGGACGGCGGCGAGGTGACCGGGGGCGAATCGCGCGCGCTTTCCCCAATCCCCGCCGCTTGAACCCGTGGACGCAGCAGCAGGAGATCGCGACCTCGTCGACGCCAAGGATCGTTCGCATCAGGATGCATGGCCGCCCCGCGTCGACGACGACGGCTCCCCGAACAGCACGGTTCCGCCACCCTTGTAGAGGTTGAGCATGCACGACACACGATCGCGCGTCGGCCTCGGCGCGCGCGGCCTCGCCCAGGTGCGGCGCCGCCAGCGATTCCACTTCCGGGCCGGGTGGGAGGCCCTGGAGGACAGGCAGCTCCTCTCGACCGCCGCGGACCTCGGCGGCATCAAGGTCACGTCCAACCTCGACGTGACCGCCCTGGCCGGCACCTCCACCACCTCGGGCTACACGCCCTCGCAGGTCCGGTCGGCCTACGGCGTCAACGCGGTCACCTTCTCGAGCTCCGGCGGGACCGTCTCCGGGACCGGCGCGGGGCAGACGATCGCCGTCGTCGTGGCCTACAACGACACCAGGATCGCCTCCGACCTGGCGACCTTCAG from Aquisphaera giovannonii includes these protein-coding regions:
- a CDS encoding HAD-IIA family hydrolase yields the protein MPTSFVCDMDGVIYHGSRLIPGALEFVRRLQDGGHRFVFLTNNSQWTPRDLKHKLDQMGISVDESAFHTSALATAEFLSRQMPGGTAYVIGGAGLTNALYSHGFTLTEKDPDYVVVGETRSYDFEKIEHAVRLILRGARFIATNPDLTGPSELGITPACGALVAPIELATGKKPYFVGKPNPIMMWTALATLKATPAEAFMVGDRMDTDIIAGTEAGMRTILVLSGVTSRALIETYPYRPTLVYEHVGEIPVGELA